The sequence GGGCGCTACCGCGGAGAATATTAGCCAACATTTGGTAAGTATTGACGAGAGCCTGTGTTTGAAGTATTGTCCAGTATTTACCAAACGAGAGCCCAGTTTCAGTCAGAATAAAAAGGGCTTTTTTCTGTAAGGCCATATCGCTAGTGCTCATTTGGGCTAGTTGGTCAATTTCAGCTTGCAGATTGGCATTGTCATCTGCCCAAGTAAAACTTTCACCGCCGTTACCCGGAATCAGAGCCCGGAAAATGGTCGTACAGCTTTTGGCATGGACTGATTTCATAAAGGTAATGGTGTTTAATACGGATTCTTCTTGTTGAGTTCGCCGATCGTGGCGAATAGCAGGGGTGCCAACTTCTGATTGGTAGACGGCTAACATTGATGTACCTGTCAACATACGAGTAATGGCCTGTTGTTGAGTATCTGATAGCTGTTGCCAAGCCGTTTGATCATTCGTGATGGGAATCCGAATGTCCAACCAAAAGTTAGTGGTGAGTCGTTCCCACATGTATTTATCGAAATTATCTTTAATATCATCCCAGTTAATTGCTTTGTAGTATAAGTAGTCCATCGTTATTTGTTCGTCTCCTTAATTAGGATTCATGGGTATATGGGTCTTGTGACCCAATAACGTATGCCGGTGTGTTAAACGGACGGTAAGACCCCAAGTGAATTTCCTAGATCATGCATGATTCACATTCATTTGCCGTTTTAATTTCATCGTCTTCTGTAAACGTTCGAATGTAATAAAGTGACTTAATGCCTTTTGTCCAGGCGTAATTCCGTAACCGGTTAAGGTCTCGGGTTGTCATCTTTAAATTGTTATTGTCCTTCCACTCGTAAAGGTCAGGTTTCAAAACTGAACGCATAAATAGTGTCAGACTCATGCCTTGATCAATGTGCTTTTGAGCTACGGCATAGGTGTCAATAATTTTTCGTTGATCAATATCATATGCGGGTGTGTAGTAAGGCAAAGTTTCGTTAGACAGGTAAGGTGCTGGATAGAAGATTGAGCCTACCTTATTTTCCTGACGTTGTTCTACTAATTGTGTGATTGGATGAAGTGATGCACTTGTTTCATTGACGTACGAAATTGACCCGTTCGGTGCCACAGCGAGTCTATTACGATGATAAAGGCCGCCAGTAATCACAGCTTGCTTGAGTGCCTTCCAATCTGTAACAGATGGTAATTTAATATTTTTGAAGATTTTTGCAACTTTGGTACTCTTAAATTTAAAGTCTGCGTTCAAGTATTGATCGAAGTAACTGCCATCAGCGTACTTTGATTGGTCAAATTTAGCGAAGGTTTCGTGGCGTTCACGGGCAATTCGATTGCTCGTAACGAGTGAATAGTAGTTTAAAGCTAGGAAGTAGGCATCAGTAAATTCAAGGGCCTCTGGTGAGCCATACTCAATTTGGTGGCGTGCAAGGGCAGTATGCAGACCCATAGCCCCTAATCCAATCGTGTGGTAAAGTTCGTTACCATGTTTAACAGTCGGTACTTCCTTAACGTCGGTTGTGTCAGTTACGAGGGTGAGCGCACGAACAGCAACCTCAACTGAGTGACCGAAGTCCGGTGAGTCAATCATATTCATGATATTAGTTGATCCGAGATTACATGAAATATCGGTGCCAATTGTCTTGTACGATAGGTCATCATCAAGTTTTGACGGTTCTTGAGGCTGTAAGATCTCACTACAAAGGTTACTCATAATAATTTTGCCATCGACAGGGTTAGTTTGGTTGGCCGTATCAATGTTCAAGATGTAAGGATAACCAGATTCTTGTTGGAGTTGAGAAATCTTTTGTTCTAGTTTCCGCGCGTTAAAAACTGACTTCTTAATATTGGGGTTAGCGACCATGTTGTTATATTCTTTGGTGATATCAATGTAAGCAAATGGCGTACGATATTCACGTTCGACATCATAGGGGCTAAAAAGATACATTGGTTCGTTAGTCTTGAGTAATTCATAATATTTATCAGGAACAATCAAACCGAGGGACAAGGTCTTCACCCGAATTTTTTCGTCCGCATTTTCCTTTTTGGTATCCAGAAAATGTAAGATGTCAGGATGGAAGACGTTGAGATAAACCACTCCGGCGCCGTTCCGTTGCCCAAGTTGGTTACTGTAGCTAAATGAGTCTTCAAGTAACTTCATCACTGGTACAACGCCAGACGAGGCGTTGGAAATCTGCTTAATAGGATCACCTGAGGCGCGCAAGTTTGACAGGTTAACGCCGACGCCCCCACCGATTCGAGATAGTTGAAGGGCAGAATTAACGCCGCGTCCAATTGAGAGCATGGAGTCGGCCACATCGATTAAAAAACATGATACCATTTCACCGCGCCGTTTTTTACCCGCGTTGAGAAACGTGGGGGTGGCAGGCTGATAACGTTGTGAAATCAATTCATCGGCAACGTCATTGGCAAGTTGTTCATCACCATTAGCGAGATAGAGGGCATTGAAGACGACGCGATCGACAAAGTCTTCCAAAAATTGCTGGCCATCATTAGTTTTCATGGCATATTGTGTGTAGAACTTGTAGGCACCGAGAAAGCTGCGAAAACGAAAGTGATGGTCTCTCATTTGGTCGAACAAGGACTGCACAAACTTGTGAGAGTATTGTTCCAGGATACTTGGATCGATATAATCTTCGTCAACCAAGTAATTTAACTTGGCATTTAACGAATCAAATTGCTTGGTCTTCGGTTTAACTGTCTCTTCGAAATAAGCCTTTAGGGCTTCTTGATCATAATGTAGCGGAATTTCTCCGTTGCTTGGGATATTTACGAGGTTATTTAAGTAAAAATAGGTATTTTCCATTTCTGGGGTGCTAGTTACCATTAGGGATTACTCCTTCGTTGTTTGAAAACAAAATTGATTGCGATAGGTTAAGATGGCATCGGCAATGCGAGGAATGTCGTGTGCGGTGCCACGTAGCTCAAAATCGGTAATGTAAGGAAAATCGAAGCGTTTAGCATATTGTTTAGCCGTGAGTGCAAACTGCTTATTAAAATTACGATTACCGCTACCGATAATACCGTAGCAATGCTGGTAATTGCCTTCGTACGCGAGGTAATCTCCCAAAATAGTGGTTAATATTTCAGTATAACCGTTATTAACCCCATTACCACCTTTAAGAAAGGCTGGTAGGAAGGTAACAAACGGCTGGTCAAGAGTGGTGAATTCAGGGTGTTCTTTAACATTAATTGAACTAACCCGAACATGACGTTCTTTCTCAAAGTATGTTGTCAGTCTGCTAATAAAATATTTCGTGTTGCCGCTCAAACTGATGTAGAGAATATTTATGGTTTCCGTAACTAATCATCGCCCTTTTTCTATATATAGTGGTTAGGCGATCATTATAGCACTATATGTGGTGTCTGTGCAAATTGGTGGACGATCTGATTGATCTACAAATTGTGTTGAATATAAAGATTCATGCGAGGTGGCTAAAATGGGCCCACCGTTGGTATTTTAAGCTGCACTAAGAGACGATAAACGGGACTTTTAATGAATGGAAGCAAGCTCCCAGGACCCAGCTCACAGTTTGCACCAAAGGCCTTGTTATCAATTGAGAAGAGCACACTGTACGGTTCATGATCAAAAAATATTTTGATTATGTCTACTAGTTTTTACCTTTGTTTTAGTACAAAAAAACGTGCGTCCCCTAGAACTATTAGAAAGTTAATTTAAAATAGTCGAAGGATAATTAAAGGCATGCTATAATGCGGGGAAGAAAAAGAAGCCCTGCGTGAACGGAGCTTCTCAGACAAGCCGCTTTAAAGGCGGTGGTCTAGATTACAAAATACATTGTCGCCTTGTAACCGACCAAAGTTACGCAGGGCGGGTTTTTATTTGTGGTGCTTGTCGATATAGCTGAGGAGCGCGATTAAAAACAGGCCAAACAGCAATATCAACGAGCGTGTCTGGAAGGCGCTCATTGGCTGTGAAACCTTCCTGAAGATTATTCCATGTTCACATGGCCTCACCTAGCAGGGGATCAGACTGTCCTTTATTAAAAAGTGCAGCGACTTTTTCGAAATACGATTTATCTAATAGATGCTCATTATGTTTCATCTTTTACACCTGTTTCCATTTGGAATTCAGATAAGAAATCACGCATATACTTTGTTCGACGACTGGCTTCTTGCTTTCCCGTTCTGGTATTCATTGAACTTGCTAATTTCAGCAGCTTTTCATAAAAGTGATTGATGGTTGTACTTTTGTGATGGCGATAATCATCGTGTGTTTTGATTTGCTTCACTGATATTTTGGAATCATATATTTCCTGTCCAGCGTGCCCGCCGTAAGCAAATGCACGTGCTATGCCGATTGCACCTAGTGCATCAAGTCTATCAGCGTCCTGAACACATTTACCTTCGTTAGAAAGCTGATAATGGTGTTCAATGTTGTCAGCATATGACATATGTTGGATAATATCTAAAATGTCTTCTCTAGCCGGAGTTGTAATATTCTCATGGCTAAGTATAATTCGTACTCCTCTCAGTCTATTCTATCTGCAGTGACTTTTTAGTCTATGGTGTCATGCAAATAGCTAGCTGCTTTCACAACATACAGACCAATATCAGTTTCATTTTTTTTAAAATCTTCTATATATTTTTTTTGAGCTAGCTTAGCCACTCTTTGGGCATGAAGAAAATCATGCCCAGTTGGATCAAAGGCCATATTTTCTTTAGAAAATGATTTTATATGGTATATTTAATCTATTTCGTTTAGTATCCTTTACTATATATAATAAGGAGGCCTCTAATGCTAGTTTTTCTGTCAACATCATTCATACCATCCAATGATAAGATGTGGTCACGAGTTGGCATAAATAAAAATCAACAATTCCCGCCATTGGCAATAGATTTAGGATGACGTTCCCTTAATTTTGAATGGTGTCCATGGTCTTAGTTAAATTTTTCTTGTTTCTGCCCAATTGATTCAATTCAGTAACTATGACAACACCACCTTAACAAATCATAATTTGGATAATAGTATGTTCCATTTGAAAGCTAAGCCTTATAATTATCATAGGGTTAATAGCTCTAATCAAAATACCCACAAAAGGCCTGCTCAACTAACAATTGAGTAGGCCTTTTGTAGTACAAATTAATCCTTATCACAACTAACCTCAATAGCACAACAGGTATAAATAGTGCTTAAAATCCCTAAATAAATTTCTCTCACAACTGTTTAATAAAGCGGCAATCCCCGTCGTACGTGATTAATTAAACATTCAATTCTTAAAACACCTATTTTTAAATCGACTTAAACCTTCGCTGTTGCGTGCGTTTACTAATCCCCGTCTTTCGTTCAATCATCTTATAAGTCATGCCTTGTTTTCGCAACTCATAAGCAAATCTGATCTGTTCATCAGAATACGTTTTCGGTCGCCCTTCCCGAAACAACGGATCATGTTGCTTGGCATACAATTTACCTTCTTGTGTGCGCGTGACAATCATATCGCGTTCAAACTGCGCAAAGGCGCTAAATATTGTAAAGACTAATTGGCCAGTCGGCGTATTGTCAATTAAGCCCATATTCAAAATGTTGACTTTGACATTTTCTTTAAACAACTCTTGGATAATGGCTAATGCCTCGCGCGTGTTCCGTGCAAACCGATCCAACTTAGTGACAATCAAAGTATCGCCTGTTTTTAGAACGCGCAACAATTTTTGAAACTCCGGTCGTTCAGTAGTTGTGCCGGTAAACTTTTCTTGAAAGATTTTTTCTGCTCCTGCCAATTTTAGTAACTCAATTTGATTTGCTAATTTTTGATCAGTGGTACTGACCCGCGCATAGCCATATTTCATCTTTTTCTCTCCTTACTTATGTCATTAAGTAATGACACGGTTCTAACCCTTTAATTATACAGTATCAAAAAAGAGGCCACAACTGTTAAGTTGTGACCTGATTTGCCCTGTTAATTATGGTTCTATGATATTTGGTGTTTAAGTATAAGAATAGTGTTGATGAATTTTTGGATGTAAGCTGATTCCTGAGACAACTTTTAAGAGAGGGTATAATGAATAAATCGTCTCTCAAAAGGAAGGAATTTTTACATGCCAACTCGTTACGACAAAGAATTCAAACAAAACATTATCAACCTATATAAGCAAGGCGAATCAGCTGCCCAACTGGCCAGAGAATATGGCATTGGCTATTCAACCGTTCATAAGTGGATCCAGGGCCAGGCCAAAACTCAATCCGGTAAATCGCCAGACGAAATCAAAGCGATGGAAAAGCGACTGGCTTCGCTGTCTGAGGAGAACGAAATCCTAAAGAAAGCCATCACCACCAGGTAACCAAGATGTGCCGAATCCTCGGTGTTTCCAGAGCTCAGTATTATCGTTATCGATCCCCCAAACCTTTAAAACGCCGGGCCGAAGATGCGGGCTTGAAACAACGGATTCTGCGAATCTTTGCGGAATTTAAGCAGCGATACGGTGTTATGAAGATCCACCATGAATTGAATCTGGAACTTCAACCACTGCAGCTTCGGTGCAGTCCACGACGGATTTCCCGGCTCATGAAGGAACTGGATATCCACTCCGTTACCGTCAATAAGTGGAAAGCGGCTTCGGCTTCCAAAACCAAGGTTGAACAGCGTCCCAACTTGCTTAAGCAGGATTTCTCGACCACTGGTTTAAATCAAAAATGGACCGCTGATATGACCTATATTCAAACGAAGCGTAATGGCTGGTGTTACTTATCAACCATCATGGATCTGCACTCAAGACGGATTATCGGTTATTCGTTCTCAAAAAAGATGGCTACTGATTTAGTCTTAAAGACCCTTGAAAGCGCGGTTAAAAATCGAACCATTACTGGGGACCTGATTATCCATACGGATTTAGGATCACAGTATACCAGCGATGATTACAATCAACGGTTAACAGAACTACATATCCGCCACTCATACAGTCGTAAGGGTTGTCCGTATGATAATGCGCCAATGGAATCCTTTCACGCTTCCCTCAAAAAGGAATGTGTTTATCCAGTGCCGGTCTTTGAAGATTATGAAACTGCCGCTGCCGTCCTTTTTGAATATGTGCATGCTTTCTACAATAGGAAGAGAATTCATAGTTCACTGGGCTACCAGACCCCCTTACAAGTTGAAATCGCAACACTTACGAGCCAAATGGCCGCCTGATTTAATGCTTTCCATGGTTCAAATAAGTTATTAATCACGATTAATGATTTATTTGAGCTGTGGAAGGTAAACGCGGTTCTGAATGTCTCTTAAAATCTGTCTCAAATATTGACTTCAATCCAGGATACATTAGAATCACTTTTCGACTGAAAAGATTTAATTTTATGGAGAAAGGGCAATCCCTTTTTACACAAACTTCTTGACACTCCCTATTTCTAACGTTCATAATGAGTTTGAATCAATTTATTATAACCCGAATTGTCAAATTAAGTTAGAAATTTTTTAACTGTTCATCTGTAATCTGACTGATGAATGCTTCCAGAGGTGTCTGGTAACCCAAACTTTTTCGTGGGATGTGGTTTCGTCGACTGGCAACTGCTTGAACAAATCCATCTGATAGCTGGTCCATAATAAGATTGTGACGTAAACCATCTTTACGCAGCAGACCATTGGTGTTCTCATTTAAACCACGTTGATTGGGTGCTCCGACAGCGGCAAAGTAAATATTTAAATCAAATTGGTTAGCAATGGTTCGCCAACCGGCGAACTCCTTACCATTGTCAAACGTAATTGACTTAAATAGGTGTCGTGGCAGCTTCGAAAGCCATCCTGCTAAACTACGATTGACATCGTGTGCCGACTTGGTATGCGAATTCAGCACAATTGCGACCTTAGTTTGTCGTTCAACCAGCGTGGTTACCGCACCCTGATGGTTTTTACCTTGAACCGTGTCACCTTCTAAATGGCCGAATTATTGATTAAAATTAGGATAGTCCTGATAACGATTCTTTAAATCCCTGCCCAATTGACCCGCTTTCCCACGGCGTTCAATGTAACCATTAGGGTGCCGTTTGCCGTGCATCGGTAAATCTTTGGTCGACAACCCCAAAACACCGCGTTTGAAAAGGCGGTAAAGGGTTCGAACCCCACAGCTGAAAGCCCGTTCTTGGCGATTAATAATGGTATCTGGTTGCCAACCAGCTTGAGTTTTGGCTTGAATATAGGCCAGTTCATCAGGGCGTAGTTGAATTGGTTTACGCCCACAATGTTGTTTATGCTTTCGATAGTGGCATTGGTAATCAATAATCGTACCGCCAGCGTCAAGAAACCGATAAATACGATACACAGTTTCAGCACTCCGATGGAGCGCTGGGGCCACTAGATAAGCCTTTTTACCGAGTTTCCAAAAAGAATAAATTGTGGCAAGTTCGTCTATAGTAAGATGAGTATAGGTCATTTGTGATCAGCCTTTCTTTTGATTTTGACACTCAAAAGTCTATCACAAATGGCTTTTTAAATTTCTAACTTAATTTTACAAACCGGGGTATGAGGAGGTTTTTGTTTGGAATTTTTAGGTACCTTGGTGATCATCTTGATTGCAACTAGTCTATTTGGCCATCTAGCCTCTAGGGTTGGTATCCCAGCAGTGATCGGTCAATTATTTGTTGGAATTATTCTTGGCCCTGCGTTGTTGAATTGGGTTCGCGCCAATGATTTTATCCATATTTTTTCAGAGATTGGGGTTATCATCTTAATGTTTATCGCCGGACTTGAGAGTGATCTTACATTGCTTAAAAAATATTTGCGTCCTAGCATAATTGTCGCGTTGTTAGGAGTTTTGATTCCAATGGTACTGATCTATCCAGTTGGTATTGTTTTTGGCTTGACACAATTTGAAAGCTTGTTTTTGAGCGTTATTTTTGCCGCAACGTCGGTTTCAATTTCAGTTGCTGTCATGAAAGAACTAAATTTACTTGATAGTAAGAGCGGTTCAACAGTCCTCGGTGCCGCGGTGGTTGACGATGTGCTAGCTGTCGTTTTACTTAGCATTATGGTCAGTTTAATAGGTACAAAGGCTGGTACGGATACCCAGATACCGCTAGCTCTGACTTTTTTAGAGCAGCTAATTTACTTTGCCGCAATTTATTTCGTGATGCGTTTTATCGCCCCTCTCCTCGCTAGACTAGGCACCAAATTATTGAATCCAGTGGGACCTACTATAATGGCGATGATTTTGTGTTTTGGTATGGCATATATTGCAAATCTGATTGGACTGAGTGCAGTAATTGGGGCCTTTTTTGCAGGAATTGCGATTGCACAAACTCATGTAGCTCATGAAGTTGATCAAAGTATCGAACCAATCGGTTATGCGATTTTCATTCCTGTATTCTTCGTTTCAATTGGTTTAAGTATGTCACTAGCTGGCATAGAACACGATTTGTTATTAATTATCGTATTGACAATTGTGGCAACACTGACGAAACTATTAGGAGCGGGGAGTGGGGCTAAATGGGCCGGATTCAGTTCGAATGAAGCTTACCTCGTTGGTGCAGGGATGGTCTCGCGTGGGGAAATGGCCTTGATTATCGCTCAAATAGGCTACCAATCCAAACTAATCAGTGATGATTACTATTCGGCAATTATCACTGCCATTATCCTAACAACGTTATTAGCACCATTACTACTCAAACATGCGGCTCGTCATATAAACTACTAAAACATTTTAGCGGTATGACACCCCTTCTCTGTGAAAAATAACTACTAGATTTCATCGAGATATTGCCTAGTTTAATTAAGTACTAAATTATATAATATTGGTTATAATGGAGGATTAGTTATTTGATACAGCTTGTAAAAGAAAAATTTGACGTTACTCGTTTGCGATTTGTTTTACTCGGCCTGCTTGTGGGTTTAATGAGTGGCACCGTTGTTAGCTTATTTCGCTATTGTATTGAGATAGGGCTGCACTATAGTCGATTGGTATATAGATACTTACGAATCGCGCCGTTTGTTTGGTGGGAATGGGCATTGTTGATAGGCATCAACCTTGGTTTAGCGTTAATTGTGGCTCGACTTCTCAAGAGAGAACCTTATATCGCTGGTTCTGGAATTCCGCAAGTTGAAGGTCAATTGGCTGGTGAATTGGAAATGCACTGGTGGTCAATTCTTTGGCGAAAATTTATCGGTGGTATTCTGGCATTGGGACCTGGATTATTTCTCGGACGAGAAGGACC comes from Lactobacillus sp. CBA3606 and encodes:
- a CDS encoding recombinase family protein; the protein is MKYGYARVSTTDQKLANQIELLKLAGAEKIFQEKFTGTTTERPEFQKLLRVLKTGDTLIVTKLDRFARNTREALAIIQELFKENVKVNILNMGLIDNTPTGQLVFTIFSAFAQFERDMIVTRTQEGKLYAKQHDPLFREGRPKTYSDEQIRFAYELRKQGMTYKMIERKTGISKRTQQRRFKSI
- a CDS encoding cation:proton antiporter, which translates into the protein MEFLGTLVIILIATSLFGHLASRVGIPAVIGQLFVGIILGPALLNWVRANDFIHIFSEIGVIILMFIAGLESDLTLLKKYLRPSIIVALLGVLIPMVLIYPVGIVFGLTQFESLFLSVIFAATSVSISVAVMKELNLLDSKSGSTVLGAAVVDDVLAVVLLSIMVSLIGTKAGTDTQIPLALTFLEQLIYFAAIYFVMRFIAPLLARLGTKLLNPVGPTIMAMILCFGMAYIANLIGLSAVIGAFFAGIAIAQTHVAHEVDQSIEPIGYAIFIPVFFVSIGLSMSLAGIEHDLLLIIVLTIVATLTKLLGAGSGAKWAGFSSNEAYLVGAGMVSRGEMALIIAQIGYQSKLISDDYYSAIITAIILTTLLAPLLLKHAARHINY
- a CDS encoding ribonucleotide-diphosphate reductase subunit beta, whose product is MDYLYYKAINWDDIKDNFDKYMWERLTTNFWLDIRIPITNDQTAWQQLSDTQQQAITRMLTGTSMLAVYQSEVGTPAIRHDRRTQQEESVLNTITFMKSVHAKSCTTIFRALIPGNGGESFTWADDNANLQAEIDQLAQMSTSDMALQKKALFILTETGLSFGKYWTILQTQALVNTYQMLANILRGSALFSAYIGYKFRLRFEELTVSDQTELQYWINTQFDQLMQTEKDFLEANLDDATEAINLASYGANHALMSLGFNAVYEVQPSSLVAQLKELMIDQNQFLQQVTAANNESDTEKMTDDDYDF
- the nrdI gene encoding class Ib ribonucleoside-diphosphate reductase assembly flavoprotein NrdI, which translates into the protein MNILYISLSGNTKYFISRLTTYFEKERHVRVSSINVKEHPEFTTLDQPFVTFLPAFLKGGNGVNNGYTEILTTILGDYLAYEGNYQHCYGIIGSGNRNFNKQFALTAKQYAKRFDFPYITDFELRGTAHDIPRIADAILTYRNQFCFQTTKE
- a CDS encoding IS3 family transposase, which produces MCRILGVSRAQYYRYRSPKPLKRRAEDAGLKQRILRIFAEFKQRYGVMKIHHELNLELQPLQLRCSPRRISRLMKELDIHSVTVNKWKAASASKTKVEQRPNLLKQDFSTTGLNQKWTADMTYIQTKRNGWCYLSTIMDLHSRRIIGYSFSKKMATDLVLKTLESAVKNRTITGDLIIHTDLGSQYTSDDYNQRLTELHIRHSYSRKGCPYDNAPMESFHASLKKECVYPVPVFEDYETAAAVLFEYVHAFYNRKRIHSSLGYQTPLQVEIATLTSQMAA
- a CDS encoding putative holin-like toxin, whose amino-acid sequence is MSAFQTRSLILLFGLFLIALLSYIDKHHK
- the nrdE gene encoding class 1b ribonucleoside-diphosphate reductase subunit alpha translates to MENTYFYLNNLVNIPSNGEIPLHYDQEALKAYFEETVKPKTKQFDSLNAKLNYLVDEDYIDPSILEQYSHKFVQSLFDQMRDHHFRFRSFLGAYKFYTQYAMKTNDGQQFLEDFVDRVVFNALYLANGDEQLANDVADELISQRYQPATPTFLNAGKKRRGEMVSCFLIDVADSMLSIGRGVNSALQLSRIGGGVGVNLSNLRASGDPIKQISNASSGVVPVMKLLEDSFSYSNQLGQRNGAGVVYLNVFHPDILHFLDTKKENADEKIRVKTLSLGLIVPDKYYELLKTNEPMYLFSPYDVEREYRTPFAYIDITKEYNNMVANPNIKKSVFNARKLEQKISQLQQESGYPYILNIDTANQTNPVDGKIIMSNLCSEILQPQEPSKLDDDLSYKTIGTDISCNLGSTNIMNMIDSPDFGHSVEVAVRALTLVTDTTDVKEVPTVKHGNELYHTIGLGAMGLHTALARHQIEYGSPEALEFTDAYFLALNYYSLVTSNRIARERHETFAKFDQSKYADGSYFDQYLNADFKFKSTKVAKIFKNIKLPSVTDWKALKQAVITGGLYHRNRLAVAPNGSISYVNETSASLHPITQLVEQRQENKVGSIFYPAPYLSNETLPYYTPAYDIDQRKIIDTYAVAQKHIDQGMSLTLFMRSVLKPDLYEWKDNNNLKMTTRDLNRLRNYAWTKGIKSLYYIRTFTEDDEIKTANECESCMI
- a CDS encoding transposase yields the protein MPTRYDKEFKQNIINLYKQGESAAQLAREYGIGYSTVHKWIQGQAKTQSGKSPDEIKAMEKRLASLSEENEILKKAITTR